The Candidatus Zixiibacteriota bacterium genome includes the window GATGCGGCGGGAGAAGAACACAACCCCCCAGCCCCCTTTGCTAAGGTGGGACTCGGGCGGGCGCGGTGTTGTTCGACTGAAGTCGAACCCACTAGAGGCGGGAGATGGCTTTGTCGCAGGAAAGGACGGAGAGAGTGGGGAAGAGACGTTCGCTCCTCGCAATGATAGATGGTTGAATTCACGGCAGGATCGCAGGGATCCTGACCTACGCAATGGAGCATTGGATTCTGACAGATAGAGAGGAAGTAGAGCATGCCGTTTTATCATAAGGTTGGCCGAATTCCGCAGAAGCGGCACACCACGTTTTTCAAGCCGGACGGAAAGTCGCTATACCGCGAGGAGTTGTTTTCGACGCTGGGGTTTTCGGGGGTGCACACGAACAAGTATCACATCCATATGCCGACGCGCGTAAAGGATGTGCGCGAGTTGAAACCGACCGACGCGTCGCTCTGGAACGAGGCGCCGCTCTTGTACTACCATTTTTTCACCGACAAGAAGCAGACGACCGGCAATTTCGTGACGGCGCGGAATGTGTTCTTGAAGAATCAGCACTGCATCCTGGCGACGGCGCACCCGAACGAAAATCCGGCGCCCGATTTCTTCTACCGCAACAGCTTTGCGCACGAATACGTGTTCGTGCATCACGGCACCGGCGCGCTGTTGTCGGAATACGGGCGGCTGCCGTTCGAGGACGGAGATCAGATCCTCGTGCCACGCGGGACGACATACCAGATGGTGTTCGACAAGCTGGAGGGGAACAAGCTGTTCATCGTCGAGTCGGATACGGCGTTCGAGGTGCCGCGGCATTATCGGAACGAGTACGGGCAGATGCTGGAAGGCGCGCCGTTTTGCGAGCGCGATATCAAGCTGCCGGAGTTTATGGAGCCGTTCGACCAGGAGGGCGAATTTCGGATGATCCTGAAGGCGTGGGATCGGACGTTCGAGTATATCCTGCCGCATCACCCGTTCGATGTCGTCGGCTGGGACGGCTACAATTATCCGCACGCGTTGAACATCAAGGACTACTGCCCGATCGTCGGCAAGATTCATCTGCCGCCGCCGGTGCATCTGCTCTACAAGACCGAGCATTTCGTGCTGTGCAATTTCGTGCCGCGGCCGTTTGATTTTCATCCGGAGGCGATTCCGGCGCCGTATTTCCACTCGAATATCGACTCGGACGAGATTCTATACTACGTTGATGGCGATTTCATGTCGCGCAAGGGTGTGGTGCAGGGGTCGATTACGCTGCATCCGGGCGGGCTGCCGCACGGGCCGCAGCCGGGCAAGACCGAGGCCTCGGTCGGGAAGAAGGAAACCTCAGAGTGGGCGATCATGGTGGATACGTTCCAGCCGCTCAAGCCGACGCTGAACGTAAAGGAGACGCTGGACCCGGACTATGCGCGCTCGTGGCTGGATGAGAACTCCAACGGACGGTATGTGGGGACGACGTCATAGGGGGAATTGGTTGGATGAAGGCATACAATCCCCCAAGCCCCTTTGTTCAGGAGGAATCGTCAGGCTGCGAGTCGATTGGTGTCCAGCCTCGAAGCCAAGGCAACGGCGGGCAAATTGGCTTGATTGCTCCACGATCATTGCTTAACATGGATGGTTACTGCTGAGATCCGGGAGGAGCGATGATCAAGATACCGCATCACATTGAGAATCTGTGGCCGTACAAGGCGGGCAAGTCGATTTCGGAGTTGGCGCGCGAGAAGGGGCTGAAGCGAATCGTGAAGTTAGCCTCGAACGAGAACCCGAACGGGCCGTCACCGAATGCGCTGGCAGCGATCCAGGGCGCGCTGGGACAGTCGCACTTGTATGTTGATCCCAGCGCCTATGAGTTGACGCAAGCGATCGCCGAGGAATTCGGCAAGCGACCGGCACAGATTGTCTGCGGGCACGGTACGGACGCGGTTATCGAGTATACCCTTGAAGCGTTCACCGACGTCGGCGACGAGGTATTGACCTCGGAGGGGACGTTCATCGGCGCGTACGTCAACACAAACAAACTGGGGCGGACGCTGGTGAAGATACCGCTGCTAGACTATGCGTTCGACATCGAGCGGCTGGCGCGCAGCATCAACGAGCGCACCAAGGTGATCTACCTGGCGAATCCGAATAACCCGACGGGGAGCATCTTCACGCGCACGGAATTCGAATGGCTGATGCAGCGTGTACCGGCGCGGGTGCTGGTGATCCTGGATGAGGCGTATTGCCAGTATTGCGCGGACGAGCGAGAGTACCCGAACGGCTTGGACTACGATTTCGAGAATCTGATCGTGATGCGGACATTTTCGAAGGCGTACGGCCTGGGCGGCCTGCGCGCCGGGTTTGCGATCGGTCCGGAGCGGTTGATCACAGCGCTGCAGAAAGTGAAGCTGCCGTTTGAGCCGAATCATCTGGCGCAGGTAGCGGCGCGGGCGGCGTTGAAGGATTATGATTTCCTGCGGTTGACGCTGACGACGAACAAGATGTCGATCGGGCGGATGGAGCAGAAGTTTGACGAGCTGGGAATCAAACGGATCAAGACGTACTGCAATTCGATTTTGCTGCTGATGCCGAATGAAGCTTTTGCCGAGCAATTCTTCCTGCGCTGTCTGGATCGCGGACTGATCGTACGGCACGTCAAGTCATTCGGGATTCCGGAAGGGATTCGCATCAATTCCGGCACCGCCGACGAAACCAGCTTCGCGCTGGAAATCATAGCGGAAGTTTATCCGCAGTTGGTTGAGGAGCACCAAAAGCGCCCTTTCGTGAGTGAAGTCACCGAGCATGAAACTGATCTCGTTCATCAACAAGAATAACGACGAGCGCGCCGGATTGGTCCGCGACGGGCGCGCGTTTGATCTGGCGGACGCGGCGAGCCGAATCGGCCTGGCGCTGCCGGGCACGATGGCGGAATTTCTACGGGGAGAGGAACGCTCCATGGATCTGGCACGGAACATTGACGCGGCGATCGTGGCCGGACGGATTACCGAGACGGCGGAGATTCGGCAGATGCTGGCGCCGGTACCGCATCCGCCCTCCTGCCGCGACGGATACGCGTTTCGGCAGCACGTGGCGACGGCGCGGCGCAATCGCGGCGTGGAGATGATTCCCGAATTCGACCAGTACCCGATTTTCTATTTCACCAACCACAACTCGATCATCGGTGAGGGGGATGTCGTCGTGGAGGCGGATCATTTGCGACAACTGGATTTTGAATTGGAGGCGGCGGTCGTGATCGGGAAACGCGGGAAGAACATCGAGGCGAAAGACGCGGACGGCTACATTGCCGGCTACACGATCATGAATGACTGGTCGGCGCGGGTGCTACAGATGGACGAGATGAAGCTGAATCTGGGACCGGCCAAGGGGAAGGACTTTGCGACCGCGATCGGACCGTGGCTGGTGACGCCGGACGAGCTTGGACGGCAGCGCATCGCAACACCGTTCGGCAACAAGTACAATCTGCGGATGACGGCGCGACATAACGGCAAACAGGTCTCGGACGGAAATCTGGAGCAGATGAATTGGACGTTCGCAGAGATCATCGAGCGGGCGTCGTACGGGGTGGAATTATTCCCGGGGGATGTGATCGGCTCGGGGACGGTCGGGACGGGGTGTTATCTTGAGTTAAACGGCACCTGGGCGCTGGAGGCCAAGGCGCGCGGGGAGAGCTTCACGCCGATCTGGATTCACGAGGGGGATACGATGGAACTGGAGATTGAAGGATTGGGAGTGCTGCGCAACCGGGTGGTGAAGGCGGCGGGCGAGCGGTCGATTCTGGCGAAGAAGAAAATGTAGGGACGGCCCTCACCCGCGACTGGTCACTCATGGGCAGGTGTGAACTCTGTGCCGGGAAGGACCCTCACCCCCGGCCCCTCTCCCAGAGGGAGAGGGGAGTCGGCGTCATTCCCGCGGAGGCGGGAATCCAGGTTGGCTGATGTTTCCGGGAGGAGGCGGCAGGTCGCCCCACGAAGCGCGGGGAAATCAGTGAATGGGCGAGACCTGAGAGCGCTCGGCGGGAAGACCTGCCGCAACGATATCGAGATCCCACCGCAGTCCCTCGTGCCTCGGGACGCTGCGCAGGCTGTCGGGCACTGGGGGAGATCTGAGGTAGTTGAGTATGTTGGAAGTTGATCCGAAGACAACGCCGGTGCCGCAGGTGCATCAGTACTTGTTGGGGGGCGTGGCGCCGCGGCCGATTGCGCTGGTGTCGACGCTGTCGGCGGACGGCATCCGCAACTTGACGCCGTTCTCGTTCTTCAATGCGTTTGGCGCCAATCCGCCGACGATCGCGTTCTCGCCGGCACGACGGGGACGCGACGGTACCTTCAAGGATACCTACAACAACCTGATGGCGACAAAGGAATGCACGGTGCAGGCTGTGACGCAGTCGATCATGCACCAGGTGAATCTGGCCTCGGCGGAGTGGGCGCCGGAGATCGACGAATTCGTCAAGTCGGGGTTGACGCCGGTTGAATCGGTCAAGGTCAAGCCGCCACGGGTGAGAGAATCGCCGTTTCAGATGGAATGTGTGCTCAAACAGATGATCCCGCTGGGCGACGGCAGGGCCGCGGGAAATCTGGCGATCTGCGAGGTGGTGCTGTTTCATATCGACGAGCGACTGTTGGAGGGCAACATCATCATCCCGGGACGCATCGAGCATGTCGCGCGCAACGGCGGCGACTGGTGGAGCCGGGTGACGGCGGAGAACGCGTTTCATCTGCCCAAGCCGAAAGAGGGCCTGCTCATCGGATTTGACAATCTGCCGGAATATGTTCGGAGGTCGCATGTGTTGTCGGCGAACAATCTCGGACAACTGGCCAACTTCGAGAGCATGCCGACGGTTGACGAGGCGCGGCAGTTCATGACCACGGTCGATACGACGATGAACAGCGAAGCGCTGCGGCTGCTGAAATACGCATTGCAGTCGGGCGG containing:
- a CDS encoding aminotransferase class I/II-fold pyridoxal phosphate-dependent enzyme, encoding MIKIPHHIENLWPYKAGKSISELAREKGLKRIVKLASNENPNGPSPNALAAIQGALGQSHLYVDPSAYELTQAIAEEFGKRPAQIVCGHGTDAVIEYTLEAFTDVGDEVLTSEGTFIGAYVNTNKLGRTLVKIPLLDYAFDIERLARSINERTKVIYLANPNNPTGSIFTRTEFEWLMQRVPARVLVILDEAYCQYCADEREYPNGLDYDFENLIVMRTFSKAYGLGGLRAGFAIGPERLITALQKVKLPFEPNHLAQVAARAALKDYDFLRLTLTTNKMSIGRMEQKFDELGIKRIKTYCNSILLLMPNEAFAEQFFLRCLDRGLIVRHVKSFGIPEGIRINSGTADETSFALEIIAEVYPQLVEEHQKRPFVSEVTEHETDLVHQQE
- a CDS encoding fumarylacetoacetate hydrolase family protein encodes the protein MKLISFINKNNDERAGLVRDGRAFDLADAASRIGLALPGTMAEFLRGEERSMDLARNIDAAIVAGRITETAEIRQMLAPVPHPPSCRDGYAFRQHVATARRNRGVEMIPEFDQYPIFYFTNHNSIIGEGDVVVEADHLRQLDFELEAAVVIGKRGKNIEAKDADGYIAGYTIMNDWSARVLQMDEMKLNLGPAKGKDFATAIGPWLVTPDELGRQRIATPFGNKYNLRMTARHNGKQVSDGNLEQMNWTFAEIIERASYGVELFPGDVIGSGTVGTGCYLELNGTWALEAKARGESFTPIWIHEGDTMELEIEGLGVLRNRVVKAAGERSILAKKKM
- a CDS encoding flavin reductase family protein, which gives rise to MLEVDPKTTPVPQVHQYLLGGVAPRPIALVSTLSADGIRNLTPFSFFNAFGANPPTIAFSPARRGRDGTFKDTYNNLMATKECTVQAVTQSIMHQVNLASAEWAPEIDEFVKSGLTPVESVKVKPPRVRESPFQMECVLKQMIPLGDGRAAGNLAICEVVLFHIDERLLEGNIIIPGRIEHVARNGGDWWSRVTAENAFHLPKPKEGLLIGFDNLPEYVRRSHVLSANNLGQLANFESMPTVDEARQFMTTVDTTMNSEALRLLKYALQSGGSGANEWVMFENAARTALDLADDRRAAWHILVYGHSLIPGDR
- a CDS encoding homogentisate 1,2-dioxygenase, which codes for MPFYHKVGRIPQKRHTTFFKPDGKSLYREELFSTLGFSGVHTNKYHIHMPTRVKDVRELKPTDASLWNEAPLLYYHFFTDKKQTTGNFVTARNVFLKNQHCILATAHPNENPAPDFFYRNSFAHEYVFVHHGTGALLSEYGRLPFEDGDQILVPRGTTYQMVFDKLEGNKLFIVESDTAFEVPRHYRNEYGQMLEGAPFCERDIKLPEFMEPFDQEGEFRMILKAWDRTFEYILPHHPFDVVGWDGYNYPHALNIKDYCPIVGKIHLPPPVHLLYKTEHFVLCNFVPRPFDFHPEAIPAPYFHSNIDSDEILYYVDGDFMSRKGVVQGSITLHPGGLPHGPQPGKTEASVGKKETSEWAIMVDTFQPLKPTLNVKETLDPDYARSWLDENSNGRYVGTTS